One region of Octopus sinensis linkage group LG30, ASM634580v1, whole genome shotgun sequence genomic DNA includes:
- the LOC115226384 gene encoding zinc finger protein 271-like, with protein sequence MTSERDLWKYAVLDKTRQAQICDKSFSQISQLTTHKRIHAGEKLPTHTGEKPFRCEVCGKSFYRNSNLIDHSRIHTGEKPYRCDICGKSFSKNGSLIYHRRIHTGEKPFHCEVCGKSFSQNSVLTSHKRIHSGEKPFHCDICNKSFSQNSNLIYHRRIHTGEKPYRCDICGKSFSGSSQVTSHKRIHTGEKPFHCDICGKSFSRNCNFMDHRRIHTGEKGKG encoded by the exons ATGACTAGTGAacgggacctctggaaatatgctgtgcttgataaGACTCGGCAAGCGCAG atctgtgataaatcattctctcaaattaGTCaattaactacacacaaacgtattcatgcaGGAGAGAAACT ACCtacccatacaggagagaaaccgtttcGTTGTGaggtttgtggtaaatcattctaccGAAATAGTAACTTAATAGATCACAgccgtattcatacaggagagaaaccatatcgttgtgatatctgtggtaaatcattctctaaaaatgGTAGCTTAATATATCacaggcgtattcatacaggagagaaaccgtttcATTGTgaggtctgtggtaaatcattctctcaaaatagcgTTTTAActtcacacaaacgtattcattcaggagagaaaccgtttcattgtgatatctgtaataaatcattctctcaaaatagtaaCTTAATatatcacagacgtattcatacaggagagaagccatatcgttgtgatatctgtggtaaatcattctccggaAGCAGTCAAGTTActtcacacaaacgtattcatacaggagagaaaccgtttcattgtgatatctgtggtaaatcattctctcgaaattgTAACTTTATggatcacagacgtattcatacaggagagaaaggaaaagggtaG